The following proteins are co-located in the Pomacea canaliculata isolate SZHN2017 linkage group LG8, ASM307304v1, whole genome shotgun sequence genome:
- the LOC112570712 gene encoding uncharacterized protein LOC112570712: MFTTTHIHAYQHRRPSALRTFITSSSFGRPDSKEPLRRGILLTAVACVLLLIGSLLTWLGFNDVFGGKMSMTGPLLIALALLLLLLSVRQFLLACKRNGNTRSSMRLDAVSGGTVTAVVVNHDDGLHPATIIMDRYDRMSYEHAAAFHRHSVDDCAPPSYHEVTQMSSSSNTPSCTTHDEQDELPPTYEESLGAAAFPSHIMSLLHLPMQSTKWVFSYLLPVYLQFLLAQGMKQFESP; the protein is encoded by the exons ATGTTCACCACCACTCACATCCATGCTTATCAGCATAGGAGACCAAGTGCTCTCCGCACATTTATCACATCGTCATCTTTCGGCCGTCCCGATTCCAAGGAACCATTGCGCCGTGGAATCCTGCTAACTGCTGTTGCGTGTGTCCTGCTCCTCATTGGCAGTCTTCTAACATGGCTAG gattcaatgatgtgtttggtGGGAAGATGTCAATGACAGGGCCGCTTCTAATAGCCCTGgcactactgctgctgctgctatctGTACGTCAGTTTCTTCTGGCTTGTAAACGCAATGGCAACACCCGTTCTTCTATGCGC CTTGATGCAGTGAGTGGGGGTACAGTCACTGCAGTGGTGGTGAATCATGATGATGGCCTCCACCCAGCTACTATCATCATGGATCGTTATGATCGCATGAGCTATGAACATGCTGCAGCTTTTCACAG GCACTCAGTAGATGACTGTGCCCCACCATCCTACCATGAAGTCACCCAGATGAGTAGCAGTAGCAACACGCCATCTTGCACCACACATGATGAGCAAGATGAGTTGCCCCCAACCTACGAGGAAAGTCTGGGTGCTGCTGCTTTTCCTTCCCATATCATGTCTCTCCTTCACCTGCCTATGCAGAGCACGAAATGGGTATTCTCATATCTACTCCCAGTATACCTTCAGTTCCTTCTTGCACAGGGTATGAAGCAGTTCGAGTCACCATGA
- the LOC112571271 gene encoding uncharacterized protein LOC112571271 yields the protein MEKQHQEKEVTGGKLPEGFQFPLQSSEDVDHLEWDWKTDPGKRTHLECHLTMGGIFTLKHVVRSILSVLLSTDSARCYNFNGLKEKKGLKNHSFILQTVQDAARKSYPEATAADLQVYTSIWLAGARDRENSRREGPEHSLYKKRCEAENAFTKNVFSAAAVCIQRPL from the exons ATGGAGAAACAACACCAGGAAAAGGAGGTGACAGGAGGAAaactgccagaggggttccagtttCCCTTACAATCTTCAGAGGATGTTGACCATCTGGAGTGGGATTGGAAGACTGACCCTGGAAAACGGACACACTTG gaatgccatttgACGATGGGTGGAATATTCACTTTAAAGCATGTGGTGAGGAGCATACTATCTGTGCTATTGTCAACTGACTCAGCCCGGtgttacaacttcaatggtctgaaagagaagaagggactcaagaaccactcctttattttacaaacagttcagg atgctgcaagaaaaagttatcctgaagctacagCTGCTGACCTGCAGGTGTATACATCAatttggttagctggtgctcgGGATCGAGAGAATAGCAGAAGGGAAGggcctgagcacagcctgtaCAA AAAACGatgtgaagcagaaaatgcgTTCACTAAGAACGTCTTTTCTGCAGCAGCTGTGTGCATACAACGCCCGCTGTAA